A genomic segment from Cyanobium sp. NIES-981 encodes:
- the urtB gene encoding urea ABC transporter permease subunit UrtB, with translation MDLFNETLFNGLAIGSVLVLAALGLAVVFGLMGVINMAHGELMMLGAYTTFVVQNLFKNGPLEALFPLYIILAIPAAFLVSGLAGLLLEKTVIRRLYGRPLETLLATWGVSLILQQFVRSVSSAFAIGLVVAVVVGLLVPKFTPRTWWQQRWTPLLGVGSWIVAALAGVVLASVLGGVRVLDQPWFSARNIDVTAPVWLRGSLQVGALTMPVARLFIIALTIVSLVAVTWFLQKSVWGIRIRAVTQNRPMSDCLGIPTETVDALTFLVGSGLAGVAGVAVTLLGSVGPNLGGNYIVDCFMVVVLGGVGKLLGTVVAALGIGVLSYVIGSGSLLLVWPAMPEGLNALVTFFATTSMAKVLVFAVIVVFLQFRPAGLFPQKGRMVEA, from the coding sequence ATGGATCTCTTCAACGAAACCCTCTTCAACGGCCTCGCCATCGGATCGGTGCTCGTGCTGGCCGCCCTCGGCCTGGCCGTGGTGTTCGGCCTGATGGGTGTGATCAACATGGCCCACGGCGAGCTGATGATGCTCGGGGCCTACACCACCTTCGTGGTGCAGAACCTCTTCAAGAACGGCCCGCTGGAAGCCCTCTTCCCGCTCTACATCATCCTGGCGATCCCCGCCGCCTTCCTGGTGAGCGGTCTGGCCGGATTGCTGCTGGAGAAGACGGTGATCCGCCGTCTCTACGGCCGACCGCTGGAGACCCTGCTCGCCACCTGGGGGGTGAGCCTGATCCTGCAGCAGTTCGTGCGCTCGGTGAGCAGCGCCTTCGCCATCGGCCTGGTGGTGGCGGTGGTGGTGGGTCTGCTGGTGCCGAAGTTCACCCCCCGCACCTGGTGGCAGCAGCGCTGGACCCCCCTGCTGGGTGTGGGCAGCTGGATCGTGGCGGCGCTTGCCGGTGTGGTTCTCGCCAGCGTTCTCGGCGGCGTGAGGGTGCTCGATCAGCCCTGGTTCAGTGCCCGCAACATCGACGTGACGGCACCCGTGTGGCTGCGCGGCTCCCTGCAGGTCGGGGCGCTCACCATGCCGGTGGCCCGCTTGTTCATCATCGCCCTCACGATCGTCTCGCTGGTGGCGGTCACCTGGTTTCTCCAGAAGAGCGTCTGGGGGATCCGCATCCGTGCCGTGACCCAGAACCGGCCGATGAGCGACTGCCTGGGCATCCCCACCGAAACGGTGGATGCGCTCACCTTCCTGGTGGGCTCCGGTCTGGCGGGCGTAGCGGGCGTGGCTGTGACCCTGCTGGGCTCGGTGGGGCCGAATCTCGGCGGCAACTACATCGTGGACTGTTTCATGGTGGTGGTGCTCGGCGGGGTGGGCAAGCTGCTGGGCACTGTTGTGGCCGCTCTGGGCATCGGCGTGCTCAGCTATGTGATCGGTTCGGGCTCGCTGCTGCTGGTGTGGCCCGCCATGCCGGAGGGGCTCAACGCCCTGGTCACCTTCTTCGCCACCACCTCGATGGCGAAAGTGCTCGTGTTCGCCGTGATCGTGGTGTTCCTGCAGTTCAGGCCCGCTGGCCTGTTCCCGCAGAAGGGACGCATGGTGGAGGCCTGA
- a CDS encoding urease accessory protein UreF — translation MGIERLRLFQLVSPALPVGAFSYAEGLEALVQAGRLEDGPAVARWLQDELHRGVLAIEAAWLPALMEASPQELQDRDRWLLALREAHEVRAQQRQMGGSLLRLLADLGFSMPRLDLAWPAAFALAGRALDLPAADVVEAYLYGWVANQLSAAVRLVPLGSTEAQRLQLALAPLIQERAVELAAADPRQLWNGGVGAGIAQLRHAELYSRLFRS, via the coding sequence ATGGGCATTGAGCGGCTCCGCCTGTTCCAGCTGGTCAGCCCGGCGCTGCCGGTGGGCGCGTTCAGCTATGCCGAGGGACTGGAGGCCCTGGTGCAGGCCGGCCGCCTGGAGGATGGCCCTGCCGTGGCCCGCTGGCTGCAGGACGAGCTCCACCGGGGCGTGCTGGCCATCGAGGCGGCCTGGCTGCCCGCGTTGATGGAGGCTTCGCCGCAGGAGCTGCAGGACCGGGACCGCTGGCTGCTGGCCCTGCGGGAGGCCCACGAGGTTCGGGCCCAGCAGCGCCAGATGGGCGGCTCGCTGCTGCGGCTGCTGGCCGACCTGGGATTTTCCATGCCCAGGCTCGACCTGGCCTGGCCGGCGGCCTTCGCCCTGGCAGGCCGGGCCCTGGATCTCCCTGCAGCCGATGTGGTGGAGGCCTACCTCTATGGCTGGGTGGCCAACCAGCTGAGTGCGGCGGTGCGCCTGGTGCCCCTGGGCTCCACCGAGGCCCAGCGGCTGCAGCTGGCCCTGGCGCCGCTGATACAGGAGCGGGCGGTGGAGCTGGCGGCGGCCGATCCGCGCCAGCTCTGGAACGGGGGGGTGGGCGCCGGCATCGCCCAGCTGCGCCATGCTGAGCTCTACTCCCGGTTGTTCAGGAGCTGA
- the ureG gene encoding urease accessory protein UreG, with protein sequence MSKLRVGVAGPVGSGKTALVEALCRRLRQQLQLAVVTNDIYTQEDAQFLTRAGALEPERIRGVETGGCPHTAIREDCSINRAAVRELEEAFPDLDLVLVESGGDNLAASFSPELVDLCIYVIDVAAGDKIPRKGGPGITRSDLLVINKIDLAAMVGASLEVMERDTERMRPGRPWCFTNLRSGEGLEAVEAFLLRQLPVVTN encoded by the coding sequence ATGAGCAAGCTGCGTGTGGGTGTCGCCGGCCCGGTGGGCTCCGGCAAGACGGCCCTGGTGGAGGCCCTCTGCCGCCGCCTGCGCCAGCAGCTGCAGCTGGCCGTGGTCACCAACGACATCTACACCCAGGAGGATGCCCAGTTCCTCACCCGGGCCGGGGCGCTGGAGCCGGAGCGCATCCGGGGCGTGGAAACGGGAGGGTGTCCCCACACCGCCATCCGGGAAGACTGCTCGATCAACCGGGCCGCCGTGCGGGAGCTGGAGGAGGCCTTCCCCGATCTCGATCTGGTGCTGGTGGAGAGCGGCGGCGACAACCTGGCCGCCAGTTTCAGCCCTGAACTGGTGGATCTCTGCATCTATGTGATCGATGTGGCCGCCGGTGACAAGATCCCCCGCAAGGGCGGCCCCGGCATCACCCGCTCCGATCTGCTGGTGATCAACAAGATCGACCTGGCCGCGATGGTGGGGGCCAGCCTGGAGGTGATGGAGCGCGATACCGAGCGGATGCGGCCGGGGCGGCCCTGGTGCTTCACCAATCTGCGCAGTGGCGAGGGGTTGGAGGCGGTGGAGGCGTTTCTGCTGCGTCAACTGCCAGTCGTCACGAACTAA
- the urtA gene encoding urea ABC transporter substrate-binding protein has product MGKTSLRLFSGATALATSLTLVACGGGEQASGDFDGEVKVGILHSRSGTMAISENTVAEAELMAIDEINAKGGITIDGKKLKIVPVEEDGASDWPTFAEKAKKLIDQDQVAVVFGGWTSASRKAMLPVFEAKDHFLFYPIQYEGQECSKNIFYSGAAPNQQAEPAVDWLLKNKGKDFFLVGSDYVYPRTANTIMKEQLKAMGGTVVGEDYLPLGNTEVAPIIAKIKQALPNGGVIVNTLNGDSNVAFFKQMKAAGITPANGYSIMSFSIAEEEVAAIGPEYLEGTFAAWNFFQSLDTPASKEFTENFKKKYGDNRVTNDPAESAYMMVYLWAAAAEKANSVDDNKVREALIGVSFDAPQGTVTVQPNHHVEKRVLIGEVQKDGMFKIVEDKGVIKPIAWNQFVPETKGFTCDWTRTDVPDPGKFKM; this is encoded by the coding sequence ATGGGCAAGACGTCGCTGCGCCTGTTCAGCGGTGCCACGGCCCTGGCCACCTCCCTCACCCTTGTGGCCTGCGGAGGAGGCGAACAGGCCTCCGGGGATTTCGACGGTGAAGTGAAGGTCGGGATCCTTCATTCCCGCTCGGGCACCATGGCCATCTCCGAGAACACGGTGGCCGAAGCCGAGTTGATGGCGATCGATGAGATCAATGCCAAGGGCGGCATCACGATCGATGGCAAGAAGCTCAAGATCGTTCCTGTCGAGGAAGACGGAGCCTCGGATTGGCCCACCTTCGCCGAGAAGGCCAAGAAACTGATCGATCAGGATCAGGTGGCCGTGGTGTTCGGCGGTTGGACCTCCGCCAGCCGCAAGGCCATGCTGCCTGTCTTCGAGGCCAAGGATCACTTCCTCTTCTATCCGATTCAGTACGAAGGCCAGGAGTGCTCCAAGAACATCTTCTACAGCGGTGCTGCCCCCAACCAGCAGGCTGAGCCCGCTGTTGACTGGCTGCTCAAGAACAAGGGCAAGGACTTCTTCCTGGTGGGCTCCGACTACGTGTATCCACGTACGGCCAACACCATCATGAAGGAGCAGCTCAAGGCCATGGGCGGCACCGTGGTGGGTGAGGACTACCTGCCTCTGGGCAACACGGAAGTCGCCCCGATCATTGCCAAGATCAAGCAGGCCCTCCCCAACGGCGGCGTGATTGTCAACACCCTGAACGGCGACAGCAACGTGGCCTTCTTCAAGCAGATGAAGGCCGCTGGGATCACGCCAGCCAACGGCTACTCGATCATGAGCTTCTCGATCGCCGAGGAGGAAGTGGCGGCCATCGGTCCTGAGTATCTCGAGGGCACCTTCGCGGCCTGGAACTTCTTCCAGTCGCTCGACACTCCCGCTTCCAAGGAGTTCACCGAGAACTTCAAGAAGAAGTACGGCGATAACCGCGTCACCAATGACCCGGCGGAATCTGCCTACATGATGGTGTACCTGTGGGCCGCTGCTGCCGAGAAGGCCAACAGCGTCGACGACAACAAGGTGCGTGAAGCCCTGATCGGTGTCAGCTTCGACGCTCCCCAGGGCACCGTCACCGTGCAGCCCAATCACCACGTCGAGAAGCGCGTGCTGATCGGTGAGGTGCAGAAGGACGGCATGTTCAAGATCGTCGAGGACAAGGGCGTGATCAAGCCCATCGCCTGGAACCAGTTTGTGCCCGAAACCAAGGGCTTCACCTGCGACTGGACCCGCACGGACGTGCCCGATCCCGGCAAGTTCAAGATGTGA